The following DNA comes from Amblyraja radiata isolate CabotCenter1 chromosome 37, sAmbRad1.1.pri, whole genome shotgun sequence.
ttactcaagattacagcatctgcagttgctcgtGCCTGCTTTTTTTGTGGTTGTGCATTCTGGCACATCCTAAAATAGACTGATTTACAGCAGCCAAAAGCATCACACGCAGACACCCTTGGACTACAAAATAAGCACTGTTCCAAACACACCTCTCCAGACAGATCCAACACTCCCCTCTCACTATGAAACATCCTGTTGCATTTAAACCTAATGAGTACAAgggcagttttatttgtttttaatgtttttttaatattttttaaaaccaGGTTTGCTGTCAGCAAATTTCATTCAAAGGGGCAGTCCGGCAATGACAGACCCTCATACAGACCATCATACACCCTCACATGAGTGGCAATGGAGCTATGTATGAATAAgagtagggggagaggggtataACGGCAGCACCACAGAATGCAAAGGTACTAAGAATTCATTAAAgagtattgcactgttattgcttTGTATATAGCTTTTATCAGAAATAAAATTTATATTTCAACTAGAAAGTTAGACATAGTTTTAAATTCCTTTTGTAATCAAACAACACCAATaatatgtttttaaaaataaGCAGAATACTTCGCACACAAGcttttatcatggatggtgagAATTGTTTAGCAGGTGGGAAATATTTACTGAAGTCATGAATTCAATTAAAAGGGCCATGCATCACATAAACAGAGAACTTTGTACTGTAGATGTTGTGATGCAGTCATTGGATAGAGACCTGCCCTGCCACAGCCTGCGAGGACCCAACCTTAGGTGTCCTTACATACTGCTTACAAGCAAACTCTCTTTTGCAAACAACAAGAATGCAACCATTTTGATCGTAATTGGCGTGAGTGCAATTGCAATCCCTACGGGTTCGGGcatttgttttttaaatggtTCGTTTGTTGGTGAAACACACACAttcctttctctgtctctctccctctccctctgtccccacCCACACTGCGTTGCTTTACCTGTTGTGCATGAACACTGACTGATCTTCCCTGCCGCCACACTGCAGGTCCTGTGTTAGTGACCGTGCTTGTTATTAACAAGCCCAGCTGTCAGCTGCCGGGTTCGGAGCCTGGACTCGCTGTGAAATCCTCGGGGCCGGGCCAGCGTGAACGGTGGAATTGCAAATGGTAAGTATTTCGCACCTCGAATCTGCGTctgattttttgttttgttttaagatTTTACATCTTCAAACGTGCAACAGACATTAAAGatgcaaaaaataaaaatcacgGTGCGCATTGGAAAACAACAGTAGACCCGAATAGAAAGCAGAGCAGGTTATTTCAAATAAATGTGGAATCTACCGCCTTGAAGATGCATTAAACACTTCTTGTTATGCAGCATCTcccgagaaaaggaacaggttaaGTTTCGGGTCGAATCCTTCTAAAAGTCAActgttccttttatccagagatgctgcctgaaccgctgaattactccagctttttgcgtctatcttaggtgaaaccagcatctacagttccttcctctcGATCTTGTTAAAGTGAGTTTCTTTTAAGATCTGCTGACTGACAACGGATTGTGGAAATCAATCTGACTTGGTGTCAGTTTTAGCCCTTCATTGATTCCAGTTTGATACAGTTTGACATCCACTGaatgtgctggggggggggggggagtgcgtgGTTTATTATCCTGACTACATTGctgcatgtgttggaaggaactgcagaaactggtttaaaccgacgattgACACAAAcacctggagtaactcggcgggtcaggcaacatctctggagaaaagaaacagctgacgtttcaggtcgagagagacccttcttcagatcttgctgaaacatcacctattccttctctcctgaccaGAGATACTGGACAGAGACCCGCtgccctttgtgtctatcgtgcATTTCTGCATGGTTGCTGGTCGGTACAGGGTAAATGTCTGCGTTCAGAGCATGTAAAACGTGCTTACTCTTATTGGCTTTCTTCCTGTGAGGGACACAGAGGTTTGTCATGTACTGATAACGCAGCGGTTGCTGTGATACTTGGTCGAAGCGAGCACCATCGGGTTTGTTATTTTTGGGTAGGTAAGTCCAATGGTCGTGGGGCTGTGTATTTACTCCGTCAAATTTTAACAGGGCTGCAAACATTTACAGTCTTTGCACAGAGATAACATTGTGGAACGGTTGCAGACAACTAATTGAATTAAGCGGCTTTGTTGATCGGTTGGGGTGggatggaggtggtggtggtggggggtgggatgggtCGGGCAATGTGGCCATACGCAAATCAAAGAGTGAAAAACACacagagaaaatgctgggaacactcagcaggttgaCCCTAACAACAACATCCTctaactgatagacacaaaatgttggaataactcagcggaacatgcagcatctctggagagaaggaatgggtgaggttttgtgttgagacccttcagactgaaagccacAAACATCCTCTGATAGGCTTTGGAGAAACCTTCGACGGTCATTTCTTTTCAAAATGTAGGTGGTAGAGTTTTCCTATATTCCAATCCTAAAGTAAACTGTAGAAATCACaacatttgtacaaaaaacatAAAGGTTTGACACTAAAGCTTGTAATGTGTCACCTCTCTCTCCATTTCACATCTTGTGAGCGTCCATCTAATGTATCGGAATAATGTGTCATTTGGTGTCTGATACTATTCCTTCAGAATAGAATATAAAATACAATGTTGCAActtggtagacaaatatgctggggaatctcagcgggtgcggcagcatctatggagcgaaagaaaaaaggcaacgtttcgggtcgagtttctccagcatttttgtctaccttcgattttccagcatctgcagttccttcttaaacatgttgcaACTTGGTATACTTGCCCAGTGATCTCCCCACAGCCAACTTGAAATGCATCTACACTCTTCTGCTGAACTCTCACTGACTAGCACACTCGAAGATTGAAGGTCTGCTGGAACTGATCAGTGTTGTCATCAAATCAGTCTGATAATTAGATACAGTATAGATGCCACAATGTGAAGGGGCCAGAGAGATTTATAGAGTCATTTTAACAAGATCAGAATGTCCCAGAAACTCCACCCAGTTGAGATTAAAGTTAGTTTGATATATGTAAATTAGTGCAAATGAGAgtgaccagattcaggaacagcttcttcctcttatcagccaactgaacggtccttccataaactgggATGTTGTCCCGATCTCCCAACCTgcctcattgtggaccttgcactTTTATCCATCTGCACTTACACTGTATATGTAACACTCTAATATATTATGCCATTCTGGGATTTTGCtctttgttcataagttcaaggaCCAGAATTCAGTCATTcggctcatccactttactcctccattcaattgtggccgatctatctttccatctcaatccCATTCACATGCCTtcgccccacaacccctgacatccttactaattaaACCTGTTGTAGATGGGTATAGTTCGATTGTATTCGTGTGTGGTACAAGTTGACTGAATACCACACAAACAAAGCTTTCAACTGTATCtctctacatgacaataataaatcagtaCAAATAGGTGGATGTGATTGCAAGTTCCTACAAGTGGCAATGAAATGCATGGCCAACTTAATGTCTTTAGATGATGTTGACCTGGCAATAAAAATGGGCCAGGATACTGAGGCTTTATCTGCATAAGCACAGCCGGTGGGTATTGTATTAAAACCAATCTTTCGTGCATCTGATTGCCAATTTATGTTTTCTAGGCAGGAAAGGCGCACAGACTGAATCCCGAACAACGTGAACAGCTGCTCCCCAACCTCCGAGCAGTGGGCTGGGCTGAAGTAGAGGGCAGAGATGCAATTTACAAGGAGTTTGTCTTTAAAAACTTCAACCAGGTGATGTTTTATCGGTGGTCGAATGCTCAGTAGTAACATGCTGGTTTTCCAAATAACATCCACTTGAATGTTTAcatggttttttttaaaataaaggcTTTTGGTTTCATGACGAGAGCAgccttacaggcagagaaaatggATCACCACCCAGAATGGTTCAACGTTTATAACAAGGTAGAGATTTCCAGAATACCTTTCACATTTTTAAAAGACATGAAAAAGGGCTTTATCTTTGCTCAAATAAAGGGTCAATATTGTTTGAAACACAGGAGCAAATTAATGTGCTAAGTTCCCATAGACAGCATTGCAACATTGATCAGAACCCATGTTAAGGAATAAAAAGGTTGTAAACACTCATcaatacaggcagcatctgtggggagagaagcCATTAGTTTCATTTTGACCTTGTATCAGAACTGGGAGaagtaagaaaaaaaaaaaaacatgttctaTGCAGTAAAGGGATAGGATGAGCTGTAGAGAATGAAAAGAATCTGTGTTGGGGCAGACAAGGAGAATCAGATGTTGGATGATGTTGGTGTCTCCTGAGAGTGGTTGGGGAAAGCCCGTTAGTTATAGCTGAAGAAATGGTAATGAAGGAAGATTGTGCTGTAACTGAGTTCCTgaaatatttgtaggttaattgtctttggtaaagattgtaaattgtctccagtgtgtaggataatggtaGCATACAGGGATTGctgttcggcgcagactcggtgggccgaagggcctgtttccatgctgtatctctaaattaaaccaaaggaATGCTGGAAATGCATGGAAATTTCATGTCTTGGAACACAATCTGTCAACTCAGAAAACCACAAGAGAGGACAACCATATCACTGGAAACAGTCACAAAAAGTtgcaggaactcaacgggtcaggcaacaactctggagaaaaggaatgggttacgtttcagattgagacctttcttcagacgtatCACTGGAACCTTGTTTTCTTTGCAGGTCCACATAACTCTGAGCACACACGAGTGTGGCGGGCTCTCCGAGCGAGACATTAAACTGGCAACCTTCATGGAAGAGGCCATGGTTGCTCAATGATACCCAAGGACATCACCCGTTGGCTGTACCAAATCAACAAGTTTATGAGGTGGCGTTAAGCTCATTACATGTGCATTCCATCAACATATTTCAAAGGCTGGTGTTTGTTTTTTTGAACCATCATCTATTAATAGAATCAAGTTGTATTCAAATCTGACTGAACAGAACTGGTTTACAAGTGGCAGTATTAATGTATTGTGAGCGAAATGTGCCTTGTATCAATAAAATAATGACTCTGTTTCATTCATGCAACATACTTGTCATGCGAACACCTCTAGCATTGAGGCATACTTGATGTAACATTTCACTATGGAAGCAAATGATCAAAATATAATCTAAAAAGCAGGAGCAGAATAGCAAACAAAAGGCCAGTGGATGTTGTTCACTTGGATTTTATTAGATAAGGTACATGAGGCTACTGAATaaaatgagagcccatggtattaaagggaagCTTGGCTGAATGGCAAAAGGCAGAGAGTGGGTGCTTTTCATAGTTGGGTGTCGGTGACTAttgagagggggagtgggagatgaggcagaggttcacttgcacctcctccaacctcatcgactgtatTCACTATTCCAGGTAGGGattcctatatatcggtgagaccaagtgcagactcaccgatcgttttgctgaacacctccactcagtctgcctaaacttacctgatctcccggttgctaaacactaactccccctcccattcccacattgacctttctgtcctgggcctcctccatagttagagtgaggcccagtgcaaattagaggacagtacctcatatttagcttgggcagcttacactccagcggtatgaatattgacttctctaactaccaagtaatccttgctttccttctctccatcccatccCTGTTCTTTGACTGTCCCCGATTATATTTTATGTTtactttgttgttaacttctccgagttaacaatgatctattctacattttccatgatctCCACTCTCCTTTGATGActtgttctcacaccttacacattatctctatctcccccctctgactctcaggctgaagaagggtctcgacccaaaacgtcacccattccttctctccaaagatgcctgtcccgctgagttactccagcattttgtgcctatattcgGTGACTAGTGGGGATCCGCAAtagtcggtgttggggccgctatTCTTCATGATGTATATTATTAATTTGGATAATGGAATTGATGGctctgtggccaagtttgtggatgatgatACAAAGACAGATTGAGGGGCAGGtggtgtagaggaagcagggagtcatcagaaggacttggacaggttgggggagtggggaagtaagtggcagatggaatacaatgtagcaaagtgtgcggctatgcactttggtagcaggaataaaagtgtagactattttctaaatgggcagAGGATTCAGAAATTAGAGGTGCACAGGGAATTGGGAGTGCTGGTGTCAGATTCCCAAAAGGTAAATTTGCAGATTGAATCGGGAGTaagagcagggatgtaatgctgaggctttatagggCACTAGTCAAGAccatatttgaaatattgtgaggtTTTGGCCTCAAATCTGAGGAAGCATGGGCTGACGTTGTAGAGGATCCAGTGGTGGTTTAAgagaatgatcctgggaatgATTTGGTTGACGTATGATCAGCTCAGGGCCTGGaattttagatggatgagggacgatctcattgagacataccACATAACGAAagacctggataaagtggatgtggagaggatgtttccactaggaccagagggcacagtcacagaataaaagaacatacctttagaaagcagttggagaattttctttagtttaaggttggtgaatctgtggaattcattgccacagattgcTGTGGAGGcaagtgggtatttttaaagtgcgaattgacaggtttttgattagcaagggtgtcaaagggtacagggaataggcaggagaatgaggttgagagggaaagatagatcagtcatgattgtatggtggagtagactcaacaggttgaatgacctaattctgctccaatgtcttatgaaTTTACATTGACTGAGCTGGTTTGACAATTatataaataacatttagtggaagCTTGATCCCAAACGATGCAAATTCAAGACAAATTTGTACCGTTTCCCAAGCACGCCCAACTATTTCACAGGGTACCAGTTCACAAATTCCAGTCAAGGAAATGAAGCATAGATTAAGGGCATTATCCGTTTAGCTCACCAACATTGGTGTTGATACAACCACCAGGCTGGCCTGAGAAATAAATGCTGGTTGCTGTATTAAGAATTCACAGTTTTCCAGCAACAGCAGTATTTTTTTCTAAAGGCTCCGGAACTGATGTTAATAATTAGGTCAAGTAGCATGTTTGGAGGGAGAAACTGATCCATTTTATGTTGAGACACAAATAACTGCacatgctgtaatcttgagcaaaacacatagtTCTGGCATAActaatcaggtcaggcagcatctatggaggacatgataggcaacatttcaggtcatgactgtagggacctgacccgaaatggcatctatcccttccctccacagatactgcctgactcgctgagttactccagcaatttttggaTTTGCTCAATTTGCTGCCAAACAGTTTTAAAGGAGGGATATTTGGCGGAAAAAGAATGGGGAGTAAAAGTCACATCACGATAGAACAGAAGGTAAATGGCAGAAGAGACAAAGGGGGCATAGTTTCAACAAATTAAGTTTATTACCAAATATCAATTACAAACTCGTTAATACATATTACACCAAATTAATTTGGATGATTTTCCGACAGTAATAGAGGTGCAGGGTTAACACAGCTGTATACAAACTAGCTGCTGCATTTGCCTCCTCCAGTCACTACAAATGTCCCAAGACACACATTCGCTCTGCTCCAACTAGAAGCAAACTGGCATTAAATTAAAATAGGCAATCCTGGGCTACCTTGTGGCAAGCACTCCTCAGCGGGATTGTCAGATGGTTTAGATGGAGACCAGTGCCACACAAGCACTcaaataaaaaatgtaaaaaaggGCGCCACGCACCATGCAACGCATCTGCTGCTTAACTGGACTGAAATGTGGGGACAGGTTTGCAGGAGCAAGGGAGAGGGAGGTATATCTTGCCTCTTCACATCATGCAGAAGAtttcatggactgtctccctgctTTTCAAACACGCAGCAGAGCAAAGCCAAGGGGAAATGGACAAAAGAGTTAGGTTCAGTTTATGAATTCAACAGTCAATTCCACCTGCAGAGTGCAGTGGTGCAGCCTGAGTGGAACCCAACATGCAGAGTTTGCATTTATTCGCCACACTGGCCCTTACAACACTGCTTTGGGTGTGCACCAGGAAAACAGCAAGGCAATGGAATGCATTTACAAACTCTTAAAGGCTGGAATGTGAGCGTGTTAGATATGGCTTAAACCTAGGGAATGTTGACAACAGTTTGTTTCGCACAACAGTAAGGCTCTccaacagtgccctccataatgtttgggacaaagacccatcatttatttatttgcctctgtactccacaatttgagatttgtaatagaaaaaaaatcaggtggttaaagtgcacattgtcagatttgaataaagatcatttttatacattttgctttcaccatgtagaaattacagctgtgtttatacagtccccccatttcaatgcaccacaatgtttgggactcaTGGCTTCATTGGTGTTTCTAATTGCTTGGggatgtttaaatgcctccttatgaTAACTCTCAGCTCATAGACTTTCCataacctttggaaactttttgctgtttatcaacacgaggaccaaagttgtggcaatgaaagtcaaagaagccattatgagactgagaaacaagaataaaactgttagaggcatcaactgttagaggcatcagattaggcttaccaaaatcaactgtttggaatatcattaagaagaaagagagcactggtgagcttactaatcgcaaagggactggcaggccaaggaagacctccacagctgatgacagaagaattctctatagAATTCTCTAGAAGAAAAAacctcaaacacctgtccgacagatcagaaacactcttcaggagtcaggtatggatttgtcaatggccactgtccgcagtagactttatgaacagaaatactgaggctacactgcaagatgcaaaccactggttagccgcaaaaataggatggccaggttacagtttaccaagaagtacttaaaagagcaaccacagttctggaaaaatgtcttgGAGACAGattagacgaagattaacttatatcagagtgatggcaagagcaaagtacggagaaggaactgccaaagatccaaagcataccacctcatctgtgaaacacagtggtggggaggttatggcctggacatgtatggctgctgaaggtactggctcacttatcttcattgatgatacaactgctgatggtagtagcataatgaattctgatgtgtatagacacatcctatctgctcaagttcagaaaaatgcctcaaaactcattggccggcggttcattctacagcaagacaatgattccaaaaagactgcTAAAGCAGcataggagtttttcaaagctaaaaaattgtcaatttttgaatGACCAAGTCAATCACTTGACCTGAACCCAATAgagcatgacttttatatgctgaagagaaaactgaaggggactagtcgccaaaacaagcctaatctaaagatggctgcaacgaCATTTCAATtcaatacaggcctggtagagcatcaccagagaagacatccagcaactggtgatgtccatgaatcgcagacttcaagcagtcattgcatgcaacaaaacacaaaacatgattactttcatttacatgacattgctctgtcccaaacattatgg
Coding sequences within:
- the pcbd1 gene encoding pterin-4-alpha-carbinolamine dehydratase, which translates into the protein MAGKAHRLNPEQREQLLPNLRAVGWAEVEGRDAIYKEFVFKNFNQAFGFMTRAALQAEKMDHHPEWFNVYNKVHITLSTHECGGLSERDIKLATFMEEAMVAQ